The following coding sequences are from one Salvia hispanica cultivar TCC Black 2014 chromosome 3, UniMelb_Shisp_WGS_1.0, whole genome shotgun sequence window:
- the LOC125210135 gene encoding uncharacterized protein LOC125210135: MFLTVIVPGPKNPKQNIDVFLQPLIAELNDLWTEGIPAYDISRKQNFQLHAALMWTISDFPAYSMLSGWSTSGHRACPYCMEDSQAFSLKHGRKTTWFDCHRRFLNINHRFRRDKKNFRKNITEHSGPPPFLNGEQILDHLEQFEFKRVFDEGAEINSELSKIFGWNKRSIFWDLPYWKTNVIRHNLDVMHIEKNVFDNIFNTIMNVEGKTKDNANARRDLQELGIRPELWPYGGKYHKANFTLDKESMNLLLKWLNILKFPDGYIFTYDTRCVGKERTRFLLEAEYKAAHTYILLNTQEAKEFEHMFIEQLRESYPGITLPQIEQQLEDHYALWFNEYGQNNLPRDSHLYYLSQGPLTEVTSYNVCIVNGYKFHTYSYGKSKSTVNSGVCIRGSNYNYEEDDFYGILKEVVEVEYRARPIKKVVLFNCGWFDPTPHPRGGTIVHPKYKIVEVNTLKEYPKYDPFVLAKQASQVYFVPFPSKKKDKVNWRAVLKVQAKKFDSSYTTMKEAEEDAAFQEDEVEVHEISDDERFIDPARCDSSGTMIPILREGVFHPYMVEVSEKARDFDVCGRIVADPSLQDVFYLYQAPITPISCKKKCNIICSAIEICITYVYA, encoded by the exons ATGTTTCTCACTGTGATTGTGCCCGGTCCGAAGAATCCCAAGCAGAATATTGATGTGTTTCTACAACCCTTGATCGCAGAGCTTAACGATTTATGGACCGAAGGAATCCCTGCATATGATATATCAAGAAAACAGAACTTTCAGCTACACGCAGCGTTGATGTGGACTATCAGTGACTTCCCTGCGTATTCAATGTTGTCAGGGTGGAGCACATCTGGACACCGTGCGTGTCCATATTGTATGGAGGACTCACAAGCTTTCTCCTTGAAACATGGACGGAAAACCACTTGGTTTGATTGCCACAGGAGGTTTCTCAACATAAATCATCGATTCCGCAGAGACAAAAAGAACTTTAGAAAGAACATAACCGAGCATTCTGGTCCTCCTCCATTCTTAAATGGAGAACAAATACTTGATCATCTGGAACAATTTGAATTCAAGAGAGTATTTGATGAAGGTGCGGAAATAAACTCTGAGTTGAGCAAGATTTTTGGATGGAATAAACGAAGCATATTTTGGGATCTTCCGTATTGGAAGACAAATGTGATTCGTCACAACCTGGATGTCATGCACATAGAGAAGAATGTTTTCGACAATATCTTCAATACCATCATGAATGTAGAAGGCAAGACGAAGGACAATGCCAATGCAAGAAGAGATTTGCAAGAGCTTGGTATACGACCTGAACTTTGGCCATATGGCGGGAAATAtcataaggctaatttcacgCTTGACAAAGAAAGTATGAATTTATTGCTCAAGTGGCTTAACATTTTGAAATTCCCAGATGGTTAT ATTTTCACATATGATACCAGATGTGTTGGGAAGGAACGGACACGATTCTTGTTAGAAGCCGAGTACAAAGCAGCGCATACTTACATATTGCTTAATACTCAAGAAGCGAAGGAATTTGAGCA TATGTTCATCGAGCAATTGCGCGAGTCGTATCCTGGAATAACTTTGCCGCAGATAGAGCAACAATTAGAAGATCACTATGCATTATGGTTCAATGAAtat GGCCAAAACAACTTGCCTCGTGATAGTCATTTGTACTATCTGTCACAAGGACCGTTGACCGAGGTCACAAGCTATAATGTTTGTATAGTCAATGGATATAAATTCCACACATACTCTTATGGGAAGAGTAAATCCACCGTCAATAGTGGGGTATGTATCAGAGGATCGAATTACAATTATGAGGAGGATGACTTCTATGGAATTTTGAAAGAAGTTGTGGAGGTAGAATATCGTGCAAGACCGATTAAGAAAGTTGTTTTGTTCAATTGTGGATGGTTTGATCCGACTCCGCATCCACGTGGTGGTACGATTGTTCATCCGAAGTACAAAATTGTAGAAGTGAATACACTGAAGGAGTACCCGAAATATGATCCCTTCGTCTTAGCCAAACAAGCATCTCAAGTTTACTTTGTACCTTTTCCGagcaagaaaaaagataagGTAAATTGGCGAGCAGTGCTCAAAGTTCAAGCAAAGAAATTTGATTCTAGTTACACCACTAtgaaagaagcagaagaagatgCGGCTTTTCAAGAAGATGAAGTGGAAGTTCATGAAATTTCTGATGATGAGCGATTCATAGACCCTGCACGTTGTGATTCTAGCGGCACAATGATTCCAATTTTGAGAGAg GGGGTTTTCCATCCTTACATGGTAGAAGTGAGTGAGAAAGCAAGGGATTTTGAT GTTTGTGGTAGAATTGTAGCTGATCCGTCGCTGCAGGATGTGTTTTACTTGTATCAGGCTCCAATCACCCCCATCTCAtgtaagaaaaaatgtaacaTCATTTGCTCAGCTATAGAAATCTGCATAACTTATGTTTATGCTTGA
- the LOC125215360 gene encoding serine carboxypeptidase-like 28: MRGLPLCSPQCLSGPIFVALLVCLFVPPLAMSAGLTYPKQQERDRIIKLPGQPSNVKFSQYSGYVTVDAKAGRALFFWLVEASKKPESKPLVLWLNGGPGCSSIAYGASEEIGPFRVRPDGRTLSLSPHAWNKVANLLFLDSPAGVGFSYSNSSSDRRTGDKRTGNDAYKFLRRWFERFPQFKYRTFYIAGESYAGHYIPELSKIIVDRNKGVNNPIINFKGFLLGNPLIDDFYDNIGTFEFWWNHGLVGDSTYAQLNESCPRDSFLFPSDDCYTALSSAYSEFGNINPYAIYQSPCDQLATLNKAPLPWKFRGNDQCVVKYTKLYMNRADVQRALHANITGIPHPWATCSDVIRGGWTDSPRSMLPIFQQLINAGLRIWVFR, from the exons ATGAGAGGGCTCCCCCTTTGCTCTCCCCAATGCCTTTCCGGGCCCATCTTCGTCGCGCTACTAGTATGCCTGTTCGTGCCACCTCTTGCCATGTCAGCAGGCCTGACCTATCCTAAACAACAAGAGAGAGATAGGATCATAAAACTCCCGGGGCAACCATCGAACGTGAAATTCTCGCAGTACTCGGGCTACGTCACCGTGGACGCGAAGGCGGGCCGGGCCCTTTTCTTTTGGTTGGTGGAGGCGAGCAAGAAGCCCGAATCAAAGCCGCTAGTCTTGTGGCTCAATGGCGGGCCGGGCTGCTCCTCCATTGCTTATGGAGCATCCGAGGAAATCGGCCCGTTTCGTGTCCGGCCCGATGGCCGGACCCTCTCCTTGAGCCCCCATGCTTGGAATAAAG TGGCCAATTTGTTGTTTCTTGATTCACCAGCTGGTGTTGGCTTTTCATACTCAAATTCTTCATCTGATCGAAGAACTGGTGACAAAAGAACAG GAAATGATGCCTATAAATTCTTGAGAAGGTGGTTTGAAAGGTTCCCTCAGTTTAAGTATAGAACTTTCTACATTGCTGGTGAAAGCTATGCAG GTCATTATATTCCCGAGCTATCGAAGATCATCGTCGATCGTAACAAAGGCGTCAACAACCCCATCATCAACTTCAAAGGTTTCTTG CTTGGGAATCCGTTGATCGACGATTTTTACGACAACATCGGGACGTTTGAGTTCTGGTGGAACCACGGATTGGTCGGGGACTCGACCTACGCTCAACTGAACGAGTCGTGCCCCCGCGACTCGTTCCTCTTCCCTTCAGATGATTGCTACACAGCTCTATCCTCGGCTTACTCCGAATTCGGAAACATCAATCCCTACGCCATCTACCAAAGCCCTTGTGATCAGCTTGCCACCCTCAACAAAGCTCCCTTg CCTTGGAAGTTTAGAGGGAACGATCAATGCGTTGTCAAGTACACGAAATTGTATATGAATAGAGCAGATGTGCAAAGGGCTTTACATGCCAACATAACTGGAATCCCTCACCCTTGGGCCACCTGCag TGACGTCATAAGAGGGGGATGGACGGATTCACCCAGATCAATGCTTCCAATTTTTCAGCAGCTTATAAATGCCGGCCTCAGAATATGGGTATTTAGGTAA
- the LOC125216924 gene encoding uncharacterized protein LOC125216924: MPRGGITGRRRGASSRGTPLKDLEDVPPEIENLFTLFDAEVSPEEEGEEEGEEREEEGDEDQPDLPDRYGRKFIDLENGVLTPSKDVANICRDVFHKIVLPDAFFQKSLKKHHIGVYWLEFKKYANVEKYDQTLVLDAFNKKCRARYGDYISKMKKKNQKPIYFPEVVWNEYVKAWNTADAIKASKRCSNNRRQGKEKALPTHANGCVAFDVTAKKMAKENQGKLPHFWDLFLKTHRLKDSHELCSQEAKEIERRVLARADELREEGIDPDYDAIFLELFGRVKKRKQVPGAGQATKLYFPFATSSTAGSSSSSSSGLSTEQVDELLEQRVQPLHQEIAELRELVNVLSQQVLGRVA; the protein is encoded by the exons ATGCCTAGAGGAGGAATTACCGGACGACGTAGAGGAGCCTCATCCCGTGGCACTCCTCTTAAGGATCTAGAGGACGTTCCTCCTGAGATAGAGAATCTCTTCACACTTTTTGACGCAGAAGTGTCACCAGAAGAagaaggggaagaagaaggggaagaaagggaagaagaagggGATGAAGATCAACCTGATCTCCCCGATCGATACGGAAGAAAATTTATAGATTTAGAGAATGGAGT GCTGACCCCTTCCAAAGATGTAGCAAATATATGTCGAGATGTTTTCCATAAGATTGTTCTCCCAGACGCCTTCTTTCAGAAAAGTCTTAAGAAGCACCACATTGGTGTTTATTGGCTGGAGTTCAAG AAATATGCTAACGTCGAGAAGTATGATCAAACTCTCGTGTTAGatgcatttaataaaaaatgcagaGCTAGGTATGGCGACTACATCagcaaaatgaaaaagaagaatcagAAACCAATCTACTTCCCAGAGGTCGTGTGGAATGAATATGTTAAAGCATGGAATACGGCTGATGCTATAAAGGCTTCCAAAAGATGTTCCAACAATCGCAGACAGGGAAAAGAGAAGGCTCTTCCCACACATGCTAATGGTTGTGTTGCATTTGATGTGACAGCCAAAAAAATG GCTAAAGAGAACCAGGGAAAGCTCCCTCATTTTTGGGACCTGTTTCTCAAGACTCATAGGCTAAAGGACTCACACGAGTTATGTTCACAAGAAGCCAAAGAAATTGAG AGGAGAGTTTTGGCAAGGGCTGATGAGTTGCGTGAGGAAGGGATTGATCCAGATTACGATGCTATTTTTCTGGAGCTTTTTGGGAGGGTAAAGAAAAGGAAACAGGTCCCCGGAGCTGGGCAAGCTACAAAGTTGTATTTTCCATTTGCTACCAGCTCAACTGCGGGCTCTTCATCTTCCAGCTCGTCTGGCCTTAGCACCGAGCAGGTTGATGAGCTTCTCGAGCAACGAGTTCAGCCTTTGCATCAAGAGATCGCAGAATTGCGGGAGCTCGTAAATGTCCTTAGTCAGCAAGTCCTAGGAAGAGTGGCTTAA